One segment of Nocardioides sp. QY071 DNA contains the following:
- a CDS encoding AMP-binding protein has translation MSTDLVLRDLLGPALARHAARPAIVTDARTWTYADLDVAARSLAAALQANGVTPGTAVALILPNGAEYVVADLAVALLGAAKVPLNLMLSDDEQAYMLTDSRAVVCVVTHDRLASVELARDRGADPFAIVVGGPDDGWHAALATAPLPELPPVPSDAAALIMYTGGTTGLPKGVVHQQRGLAMNLVSHLVEMELTAEDVLLLTSPLPHSAGFLLQAALAKGARTMLEDRFDVEQVLDRVERDGVSYLFLVPTMIYRLLDAVVARDSFDASALRTILYGAAPITPDRLEQGLALFGPVFVQLYAQSEAPNFLTRLRRDDHRADGAGAGRLTSCGQSVLMAEVRVVREDGTPCDPDEVGEVTARSPYTMQGYLDRPVETAEALRDGWLHTGDLGFLTADGYLHLVDRKKDMIITGGLNVYSSEVEQVLARLAGVKSVAVAGIPHPDWGEAVVAFVVPADADVTRESILAAARAELTTYKRPKDVVLVDTLPTTAVGKVDKKALRARMRNGDDS, from the coding sequence ATGTCCACGGACCTCGTGCTGCGCGACCTGCTCGGTCCCGCACTGGCGCGCCACGCCGCCCGGCCCGCGATCGTCACGGATGCACGCACCTGGACGTACGCCGACCTCGACGTCGCCGCCCGCTCCCTGGCGGCCGCGCTGCAGGCGAACGGCGTGACGCCGGGGACCGCGGTGGCGCTGATCCTCCCGAACGGCGCCGAGTACGTCGTCGCCGACCTGGCCGTCGCCCTGCTGGGAGCGGCCAAGGTGCCGCTCAACCTGATGCTGTCCGACGACGAGCAGGCGTACATGTTGACCGACTCCCGGGCCGTGGTGTGCGTGGTGACGCACGACCGGCTCGCGTCGGTGGAGCTCGCCCGCGATCGCGGAGCGGACCCGTTCGCGATCGTCGTGGGCGGCCCGGACGACGGGTGGCACGCGGCGCTCGCCACCGCACCGCTTCCGGAGCTGCCGCCCGTGCCGTCCGACGCGGCGGCGCTGATCATGTACACCGGCGGCACCACCGGCCTCCCCAAGGGCGTCGTCCACCAGCAGCGCGGCCTGGCGATGAACCTGGTCTCGCACCTCGTCGAGATGGAGCTGACCGCCGAGGACGTCCTGCTGCTCACCTCGCCTCTGCCGCACAGCGCCGGATTCCTGCTGCAGGCCGCTCTCGCCAAGGGCGCCCGCACCATGCTCGAGGACCGCTTCGACGTCGAGCAGGTCCTGGACCGGGTCGAGCGCGACGGGGTCAGCTACCTGTTCCTGGTGCCGACCATGATCTACCGGCTCCTCGACGCCGTCGTGGCCCGCGACTCCTTCGACGCCAGCGCGCTGCGCACCATCCTGTACGGCGCCGCGCCGATCACGCCCGACCGGCTCGAGCAGGGGCTCGCCCTGTTCGGCCCGGTGTTCGTGCAGCTCTACGCCCAGTCGGAGGCGCCGAACTTCCTCACCCGGCTGCGGCGCGACGACCACCGTGCCGACGGTGCGGGCGCGGGACGCCTCACCAGCTGTGGCCAGTCGGTGCTGATGGCCGAGGTGCGCGTGGTCCGGGAGGACGGGACCCCCTGCGACCCGGACGAGGTCGGGGAGGTGACCGCGCGGTCGCCGTACACGATGCAGGGCTATCTCGACCGGCCGGTCGAGACGGCGGAAGCGCTGCGGGACGGCTGGCTGCACACCGGCGACCTCGGCTTCCTGACCGCGGACGGCTACCTGCACCTCGTCGACCGCAAGAAGGACATGATCATCACCGGCGGGCTCAACGTCTACTCCAGCGAGGTCGAGCAGGTGCTCGCCCGACTGGCCGGGGTCAAGAGCGTCGCCGTCGCCGGGATCCCGCACCCCGATTGGGGCGAGGCCGTCGTCGCCTTCGTCGTCCCGGCCGACGCCGACGTCACCCGGGAGTCGATCCTCGCCGCCGCGCGGGCCGAGCTCACGACGTACAAGCGACCCAAGGACGTGGTCCTGGTCGACACGCTGCCGACGACCGCCGTCGGCAAGGTGGACAAGAAGGCCCTCCGGGCCCGGATGAGAAACGGAGACGACTCATGA
- a CDS encoding fumarylacetoacetate hydrolase family protein → MKFATYTDGSGAAHAAVLQDGLLYTVPGAESVGDLIGDGLDGLLAHGRAALEGSTPVPVDSVRLEAPLRPPSMRDSMCFHEHITNCMGTVDPLHHRFPAFYLSNHAAVLGPSDDAPISPGCEEFDYELEVAAVIGRPGSNIRPEDARDHIVGYTTYIDWSARDLQFEEMTLRLGPAKGKDGATTLGPVLVSADELEPLRSGKGFDVAMSVAIDGKPISAGNWSTIDWSFDDVVAYTSRGTHLVTGDVLGSGTVGKGCLFEQRALDPDGFRGWLREGEVVTFEVDLIGRMDIRVAAPLPRHPLSSGH, encoded by the coding sequence ATGAAGTTCGCGACCTACACGGACGGCTCGGGTGCGGCACACGCCGCGGTGCTGCAGGACGGCCTGCTTTACACCGTGCCCGGCGCGGAGAGCGTCGGCGACCTGATCGGCGACGGGCTCGACGGCCTGCTCGCGCACGGCCGGGCCGCGCTGGAGGGCTCGACCCCGGTGCCGGTCGACTCGGTGCGCCTCGAGGCGCCGCTGCGCCCGCCGTCGATGCGGGACTCCATGTGCTTCCACGAGCACATCACCAACTGCATGGGCACGGTGGACCCGCTGCACCACAGGTTCCCGGCGTTCTACCTCTCCAACCACGCGGCGGTGCTGGGCCCCAGCGACGACGCGCCGATCTCGCCGGGATGCGAGGAGTTCGACTACGAGCTCGAGGTGGCCGCCGTCATCGGCCGTCCCGGCTCCAACATCCGGCCCGAGGACGCCCGCGACCACATCGTCGGCTACACGACCTACATCGACTGGAGCGCCCGGGACCTGCAGTTCGAGGAGATGACGTTGCGGCTCGGTCCCGCCAAGGGCAAGGACGGCGCCACCACCCTGGGCCCGGTGCTCGTCTCCGCCGACGAGCTCGAGCCGCTGCGCTCGGGCAAGGGATTCGACGTCGCCATGTCCGTCGCGATCGACGGGAAGCCCATCAGTGCCGGGAACTGGTCGACGATCGACTGGTCCTTCGACGACGTCGTGGCCTACACGTCGCGGGGCACGCACCTGGTCACCGGCGACGTGCTCGGGTCCGGCACGGTCGGCAAGGGCTGCCTGTTCGAGCAGCGCGCCCTCGACCCCGACGGCTTCCGCGGCTGGCTCCGCGAGGGCGAGGTGGTCACCTTCGAGGTCGACCTGATCGGGCGGATGGACATCCGGGTCGCGGCGCCCCTTCCGCGCCACCCGCTGAGCTCGGGCCACTGA
- a CDS encoding MBL fold metallo-hydrolase, with the protein MATDVPYTRGRHQLSEHCHAWLVPDGTWGWSNAGLVVGDGASLLVDTLFDLAMTREMLDGLAPLTDRSPIRHVVNTHSNGDHWFGNELVAGAEIIASEETVAEMASAGPDLILGALGLPGPTGEFVRHIFAPFEFGDITATPATRTFSDTLDLDVGGLDVQVIKLGPAHTEGDSVVFVPSERVLYAGDLLFIGGTPITWAGPIGNWVAACDRMLALEPVAVVPGHGPVIAPERIHEVRDYLLFVQEEARVRFDKGMSAEDAMRDIALGRFDALDEKGRLAQNVLAVYYDLDPTLERVGTIEVFHRIAELEGWR; encoded by the coding sequence ATGGCGACCGACGTCCCCTACACCCGCGGCCGGCACCAGCTCAGTGAGCATTGCCACGCCTGGCTCGTCCCTGACGGGACCTGGGGCTGGAGCAATGCCGGCCTCGTGGTCGGCGACGGAGCATCGCTCCTCGTCGACACGCTCTTCGACCTGGCGATGACCCGGGAGATGCTCGACGGACTGGCTCCGTTGACCGACCGGAGCCCGATCCGCCACGTAGTCAACACCCACTCCAACGGCGACCACTGGTTCGGCAACGAGCTCGTCGCCGGCGCGGAGATCATCGCGTCCGAGGAGACCGTCGCCGAGATGGCGAGTGCGGGTCCCGACCTGATCCTGGGCGCTCTCGGCCTTCCCGGACCGACCGGCGAGTTCGTCCGGCACATCTTCGCCCCCTTCGAGTTCGGCGACATCACCGCAACGCCCGCGACGCGGACCTTCTCCGACACGCTCGACCTGGACGTCGGCGGCCTGGACGTGCAGGTGATCAAGCTCGGGCCTGCCCACACCGAGGGGGACAGCGTCGTCTTCGTCCCGTCGGAGCGCGTGCTCTACGCCGGTGACCTGCTCTTCATCGGCGGTACGCCGATCACCTGGGCGGGCCCGATCGGGAACTGGGTCGCCGCCTGCGACCGGATGCTCGCGCTCGAGCCGGTCGCCGTCGTCCCCGGCCACGGGCCGGTGATCGCGCCGGAGCGGATCCACGAGGTGCGCGACTACCTGCTGTTCGTGCAGGAGGAGGCCAGGGTCCGCTTCGACAAGGGCATGTCGGCCGAGGACGCGATGCGGGACATCGCGCTCGGCCGGTTCGACGCCCTCGACGAGAAGGGCCGGCTCGCCCAGAACGTGCTGGCCGTCTACTACGACCTCGACCCCACCCTGGAGCGCGTCGGCACGATCGAGGTCTTCCACCGGATCGCGGAGCTCGAGGGGTGGCGCTGA
- a CDS encoding thiolase domain-containing protein: MASPLVLGWSHTAFGKHPDATLESLVVDAGRAALDDADVAPDQVDLVVVGHFNAGMHPLGFPSSLPLQIDDGLFGVPALRTENACASGSAAVHTGLAHLLAGRARTVLVVGVEKMTGIPAETVGSALLGADYDLAGGESSTGFAGIFAEVALEYERRYGPVGDTLGAIAAKSHRLGAANPFAHLRKELDEEFCSTTSDRNPMVAPPLRRTDCSPVSDGAAALVLGLEPTSSRHDAVRVAGWGFANDHLPGARRDPLAFAATELAWQRAMTDAGVTTGDLDVVELHDCFTIAELQMYEVLGLAPRGQGRRALADGVVLPDGTLPVNPSGGLKSKGHPVGATGVSQHVSIAMQLTGTFPGVQIAGARLGAVHNMGGLAVANHVTVLAAR, encoded by the coding sequence ATGGCCTCGCCGCTCGTCCTCGGCTGGAGCCACACCGCCTTCGGCAAGCACCCCGACGCCACCCTCGAGTCGCTCGTCGTCGACGCGGGACGCGCCGCGCTCGACGACGCCGATGTGGCTCCGGACCAGGTCGACCTCGTGGTGGTCGGTCACTTCAACGCCGGCATGCATCCGCTCGGCTTCCCGTCGTCGCTCCCGCTCCAGATCGACGACGGCCTGTTCGGCGTCCCAGCGCTGCGCACCGAGAACGCCTGCGCCTCCGGCTCGGCCGCGGTCCACACGGGCCTCGCCCACCTGCTCGCCGGGCGGGCGCGCACGGTGCTGGTCGTCGGCGTGGAGAAGATGACCGGCATCCCCGCCGAGACGGTCGGCTCCGCCCTGCTGGGCGCCGACTACGACCTGGCCGGCGGCGAGTCCAGCACCGGCTTCGCGGGGATCTTCGCTGAGGTCGCGCTGGAGTACGAGCGCCGGTACGGGCCCGTCGGGGACACCCTTGGCGCGATCGCCGCGAAGAGCCACCGGCTCGGCGCGGCCAACCCCTTCGCCCACCTGCGCAAGGAGCTCGACGAGGAGTTCTGCTCGACCACCTCGGACCGCAACCCGATGGTCGCGCCGCCCCTTCGTCGTACCGACTGCTCGCCGGTCTCCGACGGCGCCGCCGCGCTGGTTCTCGGCCTCGAGCCCACCTCGTCGCGCCATGACGCGGTGCGGGTGGCCGGCTGGGGCTTCGCGAACGACCACCTGCCGGGGGCCCGCCGGGACCCGCTGGCCTTCGCCGCCACGGAGCTCGCCTGGCAGCGCGCGATGACGGACGCCGGCGTGACGACCGGCGACCTCGATGTCGTCGAGCTGCATGACTGCTTCACCATCGCCGAGCTCCAGATGTACGAGGTGCTCGGCCTGGCGCCGCGTGGCCAGGGGCGGCGTGCCCTCGCCGACGGCGTCGTCCTGCCGGACGGCACGCTGCCCGTCAACCCGTCCGGAGGCCTGAAGTCGAAGGGCCACCCGGTGGGCGCGACCGGCGTCTCGCAGCACGTCTCGATCGCCATGCAGCTCACCGGGACCTTCCCGGGTGTGCAGATCGCCGGCGCCCGGCTCGGTGCGGTGCACAACATGGGCGGCCTCGCGGTCGCCAACCACGTCACGGTCCTCGCGGCCCGATGA
- a CDS encoding putative sulfate exporter family transporter, with amino-acid sequence MATRTVPVPTTTSARRTQRSVLLPGLVLTGGGVVVAYAGHHLLPSVGVLTWAVLIGAVVANLDLIPIATQPGLRIAVRKLLRAGVVLLGFSLSLTAIGALGTPVIALVVTTLVSTLVLTWWLGLRMKVGPARSLLIATGFSICGASAIAGMERTADGDEDDVATAITMVTICGTLAMIAIPLLQAPLGLSDRQLGIWAGASVHEVGQVVAAAGPAGATAVALAVVVKLTRVLLLAPVVAVVSATRRRTQPACDGASAGRPPIVPLFVLGFLACVLLRTSGLVPAGFLDVISTLQTITLAAALFALGTGVHLGKLLHSGGRPLALGMVSTLVVATVSLVGVLAIA; translated from the coding sequence ATGGCCACGAGAACGGTTCCGGTCCCTACGACGACGAGCGCCCGGCGTACGCAGCGATCCGTGCTGCTGCCGGGCCTCGTCCTGACGGGCGGTGGGGTGGTCGTGGCGTACGCCGGCCACCACCTCCTGCCGTCGGTGGGCGTGCTGACCTGGGCTGTGCTCATCGGCGCGGTGGTCGCGAACCTCGACCTGATCCCGATCGCGACCCAGCCGGGTCTGCGGATCGCGGTCAGGAAGCTGCTCCGTGCCGGCGTCGTGCTGCTCGGGTTCTCGCTGTCGCTGACCGCGATCGGCGCCCTCGGCACCCCGGTGATCGCACTGGTCGTGACGACGCTGGTCAGCACGCTGGTCCTCACCTGGTGGCTCGGCCTGAGGATGAAGGTCGGGCCCGCCCGCAGCCTGCTCATCGCCACCGGCTTCTCGATCTGCGGCGCCTCGGCGATCGCCGGCATGGAGCGCACCGCCGACGGCGACGAGGACGACGTCGCGACCGCGATCACCATGGTGACGATCTGCGGCACCCTCGCGATGATCGCGATCCCCCTGCTGCAGGCGCCTCTCGGCCTCTCGGACCGCCAGCTCGGCATCTGGGCCGGCGCCAGCGTGCACGAGGTCGGCCAGGTGGTCGCCGCGGCCGGACCCGCCGGCGCCACGGCCGTCGCGCTGGCCGTCGTCGTCAAGCTGACCCGGGTCCTGCTGCTCGCGCCCGTCGTCGCGGTGGTGAGCGCGACCCGGCGTCGTACCCAGCCGGCGTGCGACGGCGCCAGTGCCGGCCGACCGCCGATCGTGCCGCTGTTCGTGCTCGGCTTCCTGGCCTGCGTGCTGCTGCGCACCAGCGGCCTCGTGCCGGCGGGGTTCCTCGACGTGATCAGCACGCTGCAGACGATCACGCTGGCTGCCGCGCTGTTCGCGCTCGGCACCGGCGTCCACCTCGGCAAGCTGCTGCACAGCGGTGGCCGCCCGCTCGCGCTGGGCATGGTGTCGACGCTGGTGGTCGCGACGGTGTCGCTGGTCGGCGTGCTGGCGATCGCCTGA
- a CDS encoding LysR family transcriptional regulator — protein MSTTRRPDLDDLEVLALVARTGSIGQAAQELRLSQPSVSRRMLALERRLGVTLLRRTKQGTTLTPHGRLVVDWAGELLDAAERFTRSVATLRAEGELVVRAAVSMTIAEHYAPAWLARLHAGAPDLQVSLSVANSTEVERLVRTGAAELGFVEVPTVPDGLRHQQVGADRLVVAVAPGHPWADRTEPVGAAELAVGGVLVREEGSGTRVTLEEALEREGHTLVPGLVMASNNGLTHAAIAGMGPVALSERALEADLELGELRAVPLDGVFLLRPLTAIWSAEARLSAAAVRLLESADQAFARPHHP, from the coding sequence ATGAGCACCACCCGACGACCGGACCTCGACGACCTCGAGGTGCTCGCCCTCGTGGCGCGGACCGGGAGCATCGGCCAGGCCGCGCAGGAGCTGCGGCTCTCGCAGCCGAGCGTGTCGCGGCGGATGCTCGCGCTCGAACGCCGGCTCGGCGTGACCTTGCTGCGCCGCACCAAGCAGGGCACGACGCTGACCCCGCACGGCAGGCTGGTCGTCGACTGGGCCGGTGAGCTGCTCGATGCCGCCGAGCGGTTCACCCGGTCCGTCGCCACGCTGCGCGCCGAGGGCGAGCTGGTCGTCCGCGCGGCCGTGTCGATGACCATCGCCGAGCACTACGCACCGGCCTGGCTGGCGCGGTTGCACGCCGGAGCGCCCGACCTGCAGGTCTCGCTGAGCGTCGCCAACTCCACCGAGGTCGAGCGACTGGTCCGCACCGGCGCGGCCGAGCTGGGGTTCGTCGAGGTGCCGACGGTGCCCGACGGGCTGCGCCACCAGCAGGTCGGCGCCGACCGGCTCGTGGTCGCCGTCGCACCCGGTCACCCGTGGGCCGACCGGACCGAGCCGGTCGGTGCGGCCGAGCTCGCCGTCGGGGGCGTCCTGGTGCGCGAGGAGGGCTCCGGCACCCGGGTCACCCTGGAGGAGGCACTGGAGCGTGAGGGCCACACCCTGGTCCCGGGTCTCGTGATGGCGTCCAACAACGGCCTCACCCACGCGGCCATCGCCGGGATGGGCCCGGTCGCGCTGTCGGAGCGGGCGCTCGAGGCCGACCTCGAGCTCGGCGAGCTGCGCGCCGTACCGCTCGACGGGGTCTTCCTGCTGCGCCCGCTCACCGCGATCTGGTCGGCCGAGGCGAGACTGTCGGCCGCCGCCGTACGCTTGCTCGAGAGCGCCGATCAGGCTTTCGCCCGGCCGCACCACCCCTGA
- a CDS encoding WHG domain-containing protein has product MPHLRAPSRRERQREATYDEIVEVAARLLDEGADLSLRAVAAGMGMTAPALYRYVASYQQLVDLVAFELDKAATAEWAEAAARFPEDDPAARLAVACARFRQWALAKPREFALVFANPVAEADTDRRDLLTLSTSGHYFTDLLWQIWELYQFPYPALDDLDPVIRDAVLDPLIPAKADHIPPEERGLLWIYMRAWSALYGVVTLESTGHCDPRVIESGQLFRATLLDWLEPLGLRHERDRITTILDEELARA; this is encoded by the coding sequence GTGCCGCACCTCCGCGCACCCAGCCGCCGGGAACGTCAGCGTGAGGCGACCTACGACGAGATCGTCGAGGTCGCCGCCCGCCTGCTCGACGAGGGAGCGGACCTGTCGTTGCGGGCGGTCGCCGCGGGGATGGGGATGACCGCACCAGCGCTGTACAGGTACGTCGCGAGCTATCAGCAGCTCGTCGACCTCGTCGCCTTCGAGCTCGACAAGGCGGCGACTGCCGAATGGGCCGAGGCCGCCGCCCGGTTCCCGGAGGACGACCCGGCCGCACGCCTGGCCGTGGCCTGTGCGCGCTTCCGGCAGTGGGCGCTGGCGAAGCCGCGGGAGTTCGCCCTCGTGTTCGCCAACCCGGTCGCCGAGGCCGACACCGATCGCCGCGACCTGCTCACCCTGTCGACGTCGGGCCACTACTTCACCGACCTGCTGTGGCAGATCTGGGAGCTCTACCAGTTCCCGTACCCGGCCCTCGACGACCTCGACCCGGTCATCCGCGACGCCGTGCTCGACCCGCTGATCCCGGCCAAGGCCGACCACATCCCGCCCGAGGAACGTGGCCTGCTGTGGATCTACATGCGGGCGTGGTCGGCGCTGTACGGCGTCGTCACGCTCGAGTCGACCGGCCACTGCGACCCGCGGGTCATCGAGTCCGGGCAGCTCTTCCGCGCCACCCTGCTCGACTGGCTCGAGCCCCTCGGGCTGCGCCACGAGCGCGACCGGATCACCACGATCCTCGACGAGGAGCTCGCCCGCGCCTGA
- a CDS encoding MMPL family transporter, with protein sequence MIERWGALVVRRAVAVLLVGLGVTALAAVAGVGLEDKLSAGGFDDPGTESARELALERSTFGNRSIDAIVIFSSDEEEAADPSFQAEVQRTVAAIPQDSVVSVLTWYDVQDPAMVSKDGHATAVYVSLAGDSQNDFIDSFDEMRPAVEKSSLHTELAGPYAVYTDVNEETKSDLLRAELVSMPIVLILSLIIFRSVVAALMPLLVGLVAVLGARATIAGLNHLVDVSIFAPNIITLLGLGLAIDYALFVVSRFREEIARDPDDTRGAVVRTMATAGRTVAFSALTVAAAMSSLLVFPQTFLKSIGYGGIAAVLIAMVAALTVLPAVLALLGTRIDAIRIPFLQRATPVETGHGAWARLARAVMRRPVVVATAVVVVLLAVASPFLGVKWGSVDYRVLPSDAPSHLASERLNSDFGPERSTANILVSGADEAGVASYTQALERVDGVVDVRPVASEGETTLLRAAWEGNSQTDHSQQVVRDLRAVAAPDGSEALVGGLTADTVDLAGSVGDHLPLMGLIVVGVMLVLLFLAFGSVVLPLKAVLMNGFSITASFGVVTWIFSDGHLAELLGFTPQGFLDLTNPIVMLAVLFGLSMDYEVFLLSRVREQWDATGDNDLAVQTGVQKTGRIITSAALLLAVVIGAFSLSGVVFMKMLGLGMLVAILVDATVVRALLVPATMKLLGRWNWWAPAPLARWWERHGFREGGDVPPTSTDRVLVQGGHRHT encoded by the coding sequence ATGATCGAGCGATGGGGCGCCCTGGTCGTGCGCCGTGCGGTCGCGGTGCTGCTGGTCGGGCTCGGTGTGACCGCGCTCGCTGCGGTCGCGGGTGTCGGGCTGGAGGACAAGCTGTCCGCCGGTGGCTTCGACGACCCCGGCACGGAGTCGGCCCGCGAGCTCGCGCTCGAGCGCTCCACCTTCGGGAACCGCTCGATCGACGCCATCGTGATCTTCTCCAGCGACGAGGAGGAGGCCGCGGACCCGTCGTTCCAGGCCGAGGTGCAGCGCACGGTCGCGGCCATCCCGCAGGACAGCGTGGTCTCGGTGCTCACCTGGTACGACGTCCAGGACCCGGCCATGGTCAGCAAGGACGGTCACGCGACCGCGGTCTACGTCTCCCTCGCCGGGGACAGCCAGAACGACTTCATCGACTCCTTCGACGAGATGCGCCCGGCCGTCGAGAAGAGCTCGCTGCACACCGAGCTCGCCGGCCCGTACGCCGTCTACACCGACGTCAACGAGGAGACGAAGTCCGACCTGCTCCGCGCCGAGCTGGTGTCGATGCCGATCGTGCTGATCCTGTCGCTCATCATCTTCCGCAGCGTCGTCGCGGCCCTGATGCCGCTCCTGGTCGGCCTGGTCGCGGTCCTCGGTGCCCGGGCGACGATCGCCGGTCTCAACCACCTGGTCGACGTGTCGATCTTCGCGCCCAACATCATCACCCTGCTCGGGCTCGGCCTGGCGATCGACTACGCCCTCTTCGTGGTCTCCCGGTTCCGCGAGGAGATCGCCCGCGACCCCGACGACACCCGCGGAGCCGTGGTGCGCACCATGGCCACCGCCGGTCGCACCGTCGCGTTCTCGGCCCTGACCGTCGCCGCGGCGATGAGCTCGCTGCTGGTGTTCCCGCAGACGTTCCTCAAGTCGATCGGGTACGGCGGGATCGCGGCCGTGCTGATCGCGATGGTGGCCGCGCTCACCGTGCTGCCCGCGGTGCTGGCGCTGCTCGGCACCCGGATCGACGCGATCCGGATCCCGTTCCTGCAGCGGGCGACGCCGGTCGAGACCGGCCACGGCGCCTGGGCCCGGCTGGCCCGCGCCGTGATGCGGCGTCCGGTCGTCGTCGCCACCGCCGTCGTGGTGGTCCTGCTCGCCGTGGCCTCGCCCTTCCTCGGCGTGAAGTGGGGCAGCGTCGACTACCGCGTGCTGCCCTCGGACGCCCCGTCCCACCTGGCCTCCGAACGCCTCAACAGCGACTTCGGCCCGGAGCGCTCGACCGCCAACATCTTGGTGAGCGGTGCCGACGAGGCAGGCGTGGCGTCGTACACCCAGGCCCTGGAGCGGGTCGACGGGGTCGTCGACGTCCGGCCGGTGGCGAGCGAGGGCGAGACCACGCTGCTGCGCGCCGCGTGGGAGGGCAACAGCCAGACCGACCACTCCCAGCAGGTGGTCCGCGACCTGCGCGCCGTGGCCGCGCCGGACGGGTCCGAGGCCCTCGTCGGCGGCCTGACCGCCGACACCGTCGACCTCGCGGGCTCGGTCGGCGACCACCTGCCGCTGATGGGACTGATCGTCGTCGGCGTCATGCTGGTGCTGCTGTTCCTGGCGTTCGGCTCGGTGGTGCTGCCGCTGAAGGCGGTGCTGATGAACGGCTTCTCGATCACCGCCTCGTTCGGCGTGGTGACGTGGATCTTCAGCGACGGCCACCTCGCCGAGCTGCTCGGCTTCACGCCGCAGGGCTTCCTCGACCTCACCAACCCGATCGTGATGCTCGCGGTGCTGTTCGGCCTGTCGATGGACTACGAGGTGTTCCTCCTCTCCCGGGTCCGCGAGCAGTGGGACGCGACCGGCGACAACGACCTCGCCGTCCAGACCGGCGTGCAGAAGACCGGCAGGATCATCACCAGTGCCGCACTCCTGCTCGCCGTCGTGATCGGTGCGTTCAGCCTCAGCGGCGTGGTGTTCATGAAGATGCTCGGCCTCGGCATGCTGGTCGCGATCCTGGTCGACGCGACCGTCGTGCGCGCGCTGCTGGTCCCGGCCACCATGAAGCTCCTCGGCCGCTGGAACTGGTGGGCGCCGGCCCCGCTCGCCCGCTGGTGGGAGCGGCACGGGTTCCGCGAGGGCGGCGACGTACCGCCCACCTCGACGGACCGGGTGCTGGTCCAGGGAGGGCATCGGCATACGTAA
- a CDS encoding response regulator transcription factor has product MRRGIIRVGAIDNHPVVLLGLGAAFAETAPDMGLVAIAGSAEELLARAPDGLDVVLLDMRIPGQPPADETVATLVAHGLVVVLFTAEERPVPVRRAIDAGAAGLILKVDPVESIAQSIRDAVAGELACSSQLATMLLSDEDVGARLSPRQIEILRAVSAGLPYRLVARQLGIGEVTVREHLARAARAYREGGVETGNVHGLISRARADGHLEG; this is encoded by the coding sequence GTGAGACGGGGGATCATCCGGGTAGGTGCCATCGACAACCACCCCGTGGTGCTGCTGGGGCTCGGCGCCGCGTTCGCCGAGACCGCCCCCGACATGGGCCTCGTGGCGATCGCGGGCTCGGCCGAGGAGCTGCTGGCGCGGGCGCCCGACGGGCTCGACGTCGTCCTGCTCGACATGCGGATCCCCGGGCAGCCACCGGCTGACGAGACGGTGGCGACCCTGGTCGCGCACGGGCTGGTCGTGGTGCTGTTCACCGCCGAGGAGCGACCGGTGCCCGTACGCCGCGCGATCGACGCCGGCGCCGCGGGCCTGATCCTCAAGGTCGACCCGGTCGAGTCGATCGCCCAGTCGATCCGCGACGCCGTCGCGGGCGAGCTGGCCTGCTCGAGCCAGCTCGCGACGATGCTGCTGTCCGACGAGGACGTCGGTGCCCGGCTCTCGCCGCGCCAGATCGAGATCCTCCGCGCGGTCAGCGCCGGCCTGCCCTACCGCCTCGTCGCCCGCCAGCTCGGGATCGGCGAGGTCACCGTCCGCGAGCACCTCGCCCGCGCCGCCCGGGCCTACCGCGAGGGCGGCGTCGAGACGGGCAACGTGCACGGCCTGATCAGCCGGGCAAGGGCTGACGGTCACCTCGAGGGCTGA